A stretch of Brassica rapa cultivar Chiifu-401-42 chromosome A08, CAAS_Brap_v3.01, whole genome shotgun sequence DNA encodes these proteins:
- the LOC103835955 gene encoding 2-hydroxy-6-oxo-6-phenylhexa-2,4-dienoate hydrolase isoform X1, giving the protein MASMKHVHLFRRYLTIALTLFQSLISCLFNFPILIKIADSFLSLYFMIFCDLRPVTVDLDDGETTVHFWISGHRRISRPNLVVLHGYGGNSKWQFVHQVSDLSKSFNLFIPDLVFFGKSYTKNADRSVEIQARSIAGGLKKLGCDGTGRGRISVYSISYGGFVAYKMAEMWPEMMEKLVIVSSGVGFTQQEKTAEMTKHGRDCCSKMLVPKTPMDLRMLVKISTNTGLVFVDWIPDFILSQFIAVMYEKNRQELLELAKNLLEREEAELHVISQKTLIIWGDKDKVFPLEHGYRLQRHLQNSRLEIIKETGHAVNVEAPTTLNNLITSFVLSV; this is encoded by the exons ATGGCGTCCATGAAACACGTTCATCTCTTTCGTCGCTACCTCACCATCGCTCTCACTCTCTTCCAAAGCCTAATCTCGTGTCTCTTCAATTTTCCGATACTAATCAAGATCGCCGATTCGTTCTTATCACTATATTTCATGATTTTCTGCGATCTCCGACCCGTAACGGTCGATCTAGACGACGGAGAAACCACCGTCCATTTCTGGATCTCCGGCCACCGAAGAATCTCGCGTCCCAATCTCGTCGTGCTCCACGGGTACGGAGGAAACTCCAAATGGCAATTCGTTCACCAAGTCTCCGATCTCTCGAAGTCCTTTAACCTATTCATCCCCGACTTGGTGTTCTTCGGAAAATCATACACCAAGAATGCAGATCGGAGCGTTGAGATTCAGGCGAGGAGCATCGCCGGAgggctgaagaagctaggctGCGACGGAACGGGAAGGGGAAGGATCTCGGTGTACTCGATTAGCTACGGTGGATTCGTGGCGTATAAAATGGCCGAGATGTGGCCGGAGATGATGGAGAAGTTGGTGATCGTGAGCAGTGGAGTGGGATTTACACAGCAGGAGAAGACGGCGGAGATGACAAAACACGGGAGAGATTGTTGTTCGAAGATGCTTGTTCCGAAAACTCCTATGGATCTACGGATGTTGGTTAAGATCTCGACCAACACCGGTTTAGTGTTCGTAGATTGGATACCAGATTTTATCCTCTCCCAATTCATAGCT GTAATGTATGAGAAAAATCGGCAGGAGCTTCTTGAATTAGCTAAAAACTTGCTGGAAAGAGAAGAAGCAGAGTTGCATGTAATATCACAG AAAACGTTAATTATTTGGGGAGACAAGGATAAGGTATTTCCATTGGAGCATGGTTATCGGCTGCAAAG GCATCTGCAAAATTCAAGATTAGAGATAATCAAAGAAACTGGACATGCTGTTAATGTTGAAGCACCAACTACTCTTAATAATTTGATTACTTCGTTTGTCTTAAGCGTTTGa
- the LOC103835956 gene encoding lipoxygenase 3, chloroplastic → MALVKEIMGHPLISGRPSLVFSASHFKKKTQTTQFSIKPFDRRPKTSKSGVVSAISEDLVKTLRFSTTTGDRKSEEEEKAAVKFKVRAVVTVRNKNKEDFKETLFKHLDAFGDKIGRNIVLELISTELDPKTNLPKKSNAAVLQDWSEKSKTKAERVHYTAEFTVDAAFGTPGAITIMNKHQKEFFLECITIEGFALGPVHFPCNSWVQSQNDHPEKRIFFTNQPFLPSETPEGLRKPRGKELKNLRGDGTGVRRLSDRIYDFDVYNDLGNPDKSSELARPKLGGKERPYPRRCRTGRQPTDTDNEAESRVEKPLPMYVPRDEQFEETKQDTFAAGRLKAVLHHLVPSLKASILADDFSDFGEIDDLYKEGLLLKLGFQDEIFNKFPLPKGIVNTLQESSKGLLKYDTPKILSKDKNAWLRDDEFARQAIAGINPVNIERVKTFPPVSNLDPEIYGPQHSALTSDHIIGHLDGLSVQQALEENRLYMLDYHDIFLPFLDQINALDGRKAYATRTIFFLTRLGTLKPVAIELSLPSHGPNHRSKRVVTPPVDATSNWVWQLAKAHVSSNDAGVHQLVNHWLRTHACLEPFIIAAHRQLSAMHPIFKLLDPHMRYTLEINALARQSLISADGVIEGGFTAGQYGLEISSAAYKSSWRFDMEGLPADLIRRGMAVPDPTQPHGLKLLIEDYPYANDGLLIWSAIQTWVRTYVERYYPNSNSIQTDSELQSWYSESINVGHADLREAEWWPKLDTVDDLVSILTTLVWLASAQHAALNFGQYPYGGYVPNRPPLMRRLIPDESDPEYASFISDPEKFYFSSMPSLLQTSKFMAVVDTLSTHSPDEEYIGERQQPSTWTGDAEIVDAFYGFAAEIGRIEKEIEKRNSDPNRRNRCGAGVLPYELLVPSSEPGVTCRGVPNSVSI, encoded by the exons ATGGCCTTAGTTAAAGAGATAATGGGTCATCCTCTGATATCAGGAAGGCCATCACTTGTTTTCTCGGCTTCTCATTTCAAGAAGAAGACACAGACAACGCAATTCTCGATCAAGCCTTTCGATCGGAGACCAAAAACGTCCAAATCCGGCGTCGTTTCGGCCATTAGTGAAGATTTAGTAAAAACGCTGCGTTTTAGCACAACAACCGGAGACAGAAAGAGCGAGGAGGAGGAGAAAGCGGCGGTGAAATTCAAAGTGAGAGCGGTGGTTACAGTGAGGAACAAGAACAAGGAGGATTTTAAGGAGACTCTTTTTAAGCATTTGGATGCTTTTGGTGACAAGATCGGTCGGAACATCGTCTTGGAGCTTATTAGCACCGAACTTGATCCAA AAACGAATCTGCCGAAGAAGAGCAATGCAGCGGTGTTACAGGATTGGTCAGAGAAATCGAAAACCAAGGCGGAGAGGGTTCATTACACGGCGGAGTTCACGGTGGACGCAGCGTTTGGCACGCCGGGAGCCATCACCATCATGAATAAACACCAGAAAGAGTTTTTTCTAGAGTGCATAACCATCGAAGGTTTCGCACTTGGCCCTGTTCACTTTCCATGCAACTCTTGGGTTCAGTCCCAAAATGATCACCCTGAGAAACGAATCTTCTTCACTAACCAG CCGTTTTTGCCGAGTGAGACACCTGAAGGATTAAGAAAACCAAGGGGAAAAGAGTTGAAGAATCTAAGAGGAGATGGGACTGGAGTCAGGAGGTTATCAGACAGAATCTATGACTTTGATGTCTACAACGATCTTGGAAATCCCGACAAGTCATCAGAACTCGCTCGTCCGAAGCTCGGTGGCAAAGAGAGGCCTTACCCTAGACGGTGTCGCACTGGTCGCCAGCCAACTGATACCG ATAATGAAGCGGAGAGCCGAGTGGAAAAGCCATTACCTATGTACGTGCCACGAGACGAACAATTTGAAGAGACTAAGCAGGACACTTTCGCCGCAGGGAGGTTAAAAGCGGTGTTACACCACCTTGTTCCGTCGCTTAAAGCTAGTATTTTAGCTGATGACTTTTCTGACTTCGGAGAGATTGATGATCTCTACAAAGAAGGCTTGCTACTCAAGTTAGGATTTCAAGATGAGATATTCAACAAGTTCCCTTTGCCTAAGGGCATCGTTAATACCCTCCAAGAATCTTCGAAAGGACTCCTCAAATACGATACTCCCAAAATATTATCGA AGGATAAAAACGCATGGCTACGAGATGACGAGTTCGCACGTCAAGCCATAGCTGGAATCAATCCAGTCAACATTGAGAGAGTCAAGACTTTCCCACCCGTCAGTAATCTTGACCCCGAAATCTACGGTCCACAACACTCCGCTCTCACTTCCGACCACATCATCGGACATCTTGACGGCTTGTCCGTTCAACAA gCGTTGGAAGAGAACAGATTGTATATGTTGGATTACCATGACATATTCTTACCGTTCCTAGACCAAATCAATGCGCTCGATGGACGCAAAGCATATGCTACTCGAACCATTTTCTTCTTGACTCGTCTTGGAACACTTAAGCCCGTAGCCATCGAGCTAAGCCTCCCTTCCCATGGCCCGAACCACCGATCCAAACGAGTTGTTACACCTCCTGTCGATGCAACCTCTAACTGGGTGTGGCAGCTCGCTAAAGCACATGTTAGCTCCAACGATGCTGGAGTCCACCAACTTGTTAACCACTG GTTACGAACCCATGCATGCTTGGAACCGTTTATAATAGCTGCACATAGGCAATTAAGCGCTATGCATCCGATATTCAAACTATTGGATCCACACATGAGGTACACGTTGGAGATCAATGCACTGGCTAGACAATCATTGATCAGTGCAGACGGTGTGATTGAAGGAGGCTTCACTGCTGGCCAATACGGTTTGGAAATAAGCTCCGCAGCCTACAAAAGTAGTTGGCGGTTCGACATGGAAGGCCTCCCTGCCGATCTCATTCGCAG agGAATGGCAGTTCCAGACCCAACACAACCACATGGACTTAAACTCCTGATCGAAGACTATCCATATGCGAACGACGGTCTTCTAATATGGTCCGCAATCCAAACATGGGTCCGAACTTACGTGGAACGTTACTATCCAAACTCGAACTCAATTCAAACAGACTCGGAACTCCAATCATGGTACTCGGAGTCAATCAACGTAGGCCATGCAGATCTCCGCGAAGCCGAGTGGTGGCCAAAGTTAGACACCGTGGACGACCTAGTCTCCATCCTCACCACACTAGTCTGGCTCGCCTCCGCTCAACACGCCGCTCTCAACTTCGGACAGTATCCGTATGGAGGCTACGTCCCAAACCGACCTCCGCTGATGCGACGGTTAATCCCTGACGAGTCGGATCCGGAGTACGCAAGTTTTATCTCGGATCctgagaaattttatttttcttcgaTGCCGAGTTTGTTGCAAACGTCGAAGTTTATGGCGGTGGTTGATACGTTGTCAACGCATTCTCCGGATGAGGAGTATATTGGGGAGAGACAACAACCGTCTACTTGGACCGGAGATGCGGAGATTGTTGATGCGTTTTATGGATTTGCGGCGGAGATTGGACGGATTGAAAAAGAGATTGAGAAAAGAAACAGTGATCCTAACCGTAGAAACAGGTGTGGAGCTGGAGTTTTGCCTTACGAGTTGTTGGTTCCGAGTTCTGAGCCAGGTGTTACGTGCAGAGGTGTACCTAATAGTGTATCGATATAG
- the LOC103835957 gene encoding probable nucleoside diphosphate kinase 5 isoform X1: MSGFAAHLVLLLLFLVSVSLAPSVRCLGKERTLAMIKPDGVSGNYTEEIKRLIVEAGFDIVKERLTQLDKETASTFYDEHSSRSFFPHLVSYMTSGPVVVMVLEKRDAVSDWRGLIGPTDAQKAKISHPHSIRALCGKDSQRNCVHGSDSTSSAEREIHFFFKDVVSGDIASQHDEL; the protein is encoded by the exons ATGTCAGGATTCGCAGCTCACCTAGTGTTGTTACTCCTCTTTCTTGTCTCTGTCTCCTTGGCGCCGTCGGTCAG GTGTTTAGGTAAAGAGAGAACATTGGCTATGATAAAGCCAGATGGAGTCTCTGGTAACTACACTGAAGAAATCAAAAGGCTCATTGTCGAGGCAGGTTTCGATATCGTCAAGGAGAGGCTTACTCAGCTTGACAAGGAGACAGCGTCTACGTTCTACGACGAGCACTCGTCAAGGAGCTTTTTTCCTCATCTTGTTTCTTACATGACAAG TGGTCCTGTGGTGGTGATGGTGTTGGAGAAGAGAGACGCTGTTTCTGATTGGCGTGGTTTAATTGGGCCTACTGATGCGCAAAAGGCTAAGATATCTCATCCTCACAG CATCAGAGCATTGTGTGGTAAGGACTCTCAGAGAAACTGTGTGCACGGCTCCGATTCAACATCATCAGCTGAGAGAGAAATTCACTTTTTCTTCAAGGATGTAGTTTCAG GTGACATCGCTTCACAGCATGATGAACTATAA
- the LOC103835954 gene encoding uncharacterized protein LOC103835954, with amino-acid sequence MGIASSIQFPPAKPEQEKPEDFSDWPYPMTANAELLIKNINGLFPPRAGESSTDEAVEARYFEFLRGGCCKDVAKALEDCEGPRSTKCKQITEMLLNCMYSHPDYYQPVIAVFEACVEQIDKDLEVFRAKKQREDSFEKANLFKGFKRF; translated from the coding sequence ATGGGGATCGCGTCATCCATCCAATTTCCGCCGGCAAAACCGGAGCAAGAGAAACCGGAAGATTTCAGTGATTGGCCATATCCGATGACAGCTAATGCAGAGTTGTTGATAAAGAACATCAATGGCTTGTTCCCACCGAGAGCGGGAGAATCATCAACGGATGAAGCCGTAGAAGCTAGGTATTTCGAGTTCTTGAGAGGAGGCTGTTGCAAAGATGTGGCTAAGGCTCTGGAAGATTGTGAAGGACCTCGTAGCACTAAGTGTAAGCAAATCACGGAGATGCTGTTAAATTGTATGTATTCTCACCCTGATTACTATCAACCGGTTATTGCTGTGTTTGAAGCTTGTGTCGAACAGATAGACAAGGACCTTGAGGTCTTTCGTGCAAAGAAACAAAGAGAGGACAGCTTTGAGAAAGCTAATCTCTTTAAGGGCTTTAAGAGATTCTAg
- the LOC103835952 gene encoding telomere repeat-binding factor 4 isoform X1 encodes MGNQKLKWTEEEEEALLAGVRKHGPGKWKNILRDPEFAGQLSNRSNIDLKDKWRNLSVAPDIQGSKDKVRTPKIKAAAFQLAAVAAASTPSPSSNHSPVPPLPRSGSDLSIDDSCNFMVDAKNAPRYDGMIFEALSSLTDANGSDVTAIYNFIVQKGHEVPPNFKRILGSRLRRLASQGKLEKVSQLKSGTQNFYKMNNHSFMAMRTPVVARPKEVNVKPRQANSQGLTVSQEKVDHAAGTAAFKFVEVDEKLELLNAAVEERDRMIELAEQAELILLLAEELHKECSVGKIVALN; translated from the exons ATGGGAAACCAGAAGCTTAAGTggacggaggaggaggaagaggcgTTGCTCGCAGGTGTTAGGAAGCATGGTCCCGGAAAGTGGAAGAATATTCTCCGAGATCCTGAGTTTGCTGGTCAGCTCTCTAATCGCTCCAATATTGACTTAAAG GATAAATGGCGTAATTTAAGTGTTGCCCCTGATATTCAAGGCTCAAAGGATAAGGTACGGACACCAAAGATCAAAGCTGCTGCCTTTCAGCTGGCGGCGGTTGCAGCTGCCAGTACTCCATCTCCTAGTTCCAACCATTCTCCAGTTCCTCCCCTTCCTCGTAGTGGATCTGATTTGAGCATTGATGACAGTTGTAACTTTATGGTTGATGCAAAGAATGCTCCCAG gtATGATGGGATGATATTCGAAGCTCTTTCATCGTTGACGGATGCTAATGGATCTGATGTCACTGCAATTTACAACTTCATCGTG CAAAAAGGACATGAAGTGCCACCGAACTTTAAAAGGATCCTGGGTTCAAGATTGAGGAGGCTTGCTTCTCAGGGCAAACTTGAAAAGGTTAGCCAGTTAAAATCAGGA ACGCAGAACTTCTACAAGATGAATAATCACAGCTTCATGGCGATGAGAACGCCAGTTGTAGCGAGACCAAAAGAGGTGAATGTGAAACCTCGGCAGGCGAACAGTCAAGGACTCACGGTTTCGCAGGAGAAGGTTGATCACGCTGCAGGAACCGCAGCGTTTAAGTTCGTGGAGGTGGACGAAAAATTAGAGCTGCTCAATGCAGCTGTTGAAGAAAGGGATAGGATGATAGAGCTGGCGGAACAAGCGGAGTTGATTCTACTGTTGGCAGAAGAGTTGCACAAAGAAT GTTCTGTGGGGAAGATTGTGGCTTTGAATTGA
- the LOC103835951 gene encoding mitochondrial import inner membrane translocase subunit TIM23-1 — MATTDHTSSDESSRLYHPYQHFNVPINAQHLYKLPTSPEYLFTEESLKKRRSWGENLTFYTGTGYLGGSLAGAASGFFSGVRSFEYGDTAKLKVNRILNSSGHAGRSLGCRIGVVGLIYAGIESGVVAYTDRDDAWTKVVAGFGTGAVFRAARGVRAAAVAGVLGGMASGAFVAGKRVLKRYAYI; from the coding sequence ATGGCGACGACCGATCACACCTCCTCCGACGAAAGCTCCCGCCTTTACCATCCTTACCAGCACTTCAACGTCCCGATCAACGCTCAGCACCTCTACAAGCTCCCCACCTCCCCCGAGTACCTCTTCACCGAAGAGTCCCTCAAAAAGCGCCGATCTTGGGGAGAGAATCTCACCTTCTACACGGGCACGGGCTACCTCGGCGGATCCCTAGCCGGAGCCGCTTCCGGGTTCTTCTCCGGCGTCAGGAGCTTCGAGTACGGAGACACGGCGAAGCTGAAGGTGAACAGGATCCTGAACTCGTCTGGTCACGCGGGACGATCGTTGGGGTGTAGGATCGGGGTTGTGGGTTTGATCTATGCTGGGATTGAGAGTGGAGTTGTGGCGTATACGGATAGGGATGACGCGTGGACGAAGGTGGTGGCGGGTTTTGGGACTGGGGCGGTGTTTAGGGCGGCGCGTGGGGTGAGAGCTGCGGCTGTGGCGGGTGTGCTTGGAGGGATGGCGTCTGGTGCGTTTGTGGCGGGGAAGAGGGTTTTGAAGCGTTATGCTTACATATGA
- the LOC103835953 gene encoding developmentally-regulated G-protein 1: MGIIERIREIEAEMARTQKNKATEYHLGQLKAKIAKLRTQLLEPPKGASGGGEGFEVTKYGHGRVALIGFPSVGKSTLLTMLTGTHSEAASYEFTTLTCIPGVIHYNDTKIQLLDLPGIIEGASEGKGRGRQVIAVAKSSDLVLMVLDASKSEGHRQILTKELEAVGLRLNKKPPQIYFKKKKTGGISFNTTAPLTHIDEKLCYQILHEYKIHNAEVLFRENATVDDFIDVIEGNRKYIKCVYVYNKIDVVGIDDVDRLARQPNSIVISCNLKLNLDRLLARMWDEMGLVRVYSKPQGQQPYFDEPFVLSSDRGGCTVEDFCNHVHRTLVKDMKYALVLGTSARHNPQNCGLSQHLEDEDVVQVVKKKERDEGGRGRFKSHSNAPARIADREKKAPLKQ, from the exons ATGGGGATCATCGAGAGGATTAGAGAAATCGAGGCCGAGATGGCTCGTACTCAGAAGAATAAAGCTACAG AGTATCATCTTGGTCAGCTCAAGGCAAAGATTGCTAAGCTCAGGACACAACTGCTGGAGCCTCCAAAA GGTGCTAGTGGAGGCGGGGAAGGTTTTGAAGTTACCAAGTATGGTCATGGACGTGTTGCACTTATAGGATTTCCAAG TGTTGGAAAGTCCACGCTTTTGACAATGTTAACGGGAACACATTCCGAAGCAGCCTCATATGAGTTTACAACACTTACATGCATCCCTGGAGTAATTCACTACAACGACACAAAGATTCAGCTTCTCGATCTTCCGGGTATTATTGAAGGTGCTTCGGAAGGAAAGGGGCGAGGAAGGCAG GTCATTGCTGTTGCGAAGTCTTCCGATCTTGTACTGATGGTTCTTGATGCCTCAAAG AGTGAAGGCCACAGGCAAATTCTGACTAAGGAACTTGAAGCAGTGGGTTTGCGGCTAAACAAAAAGCCTCCACAG ATCtactttaaaaagaaaaagactggTGGAATCTCTTTCAACACTACAGCACCCTTGACTCACATTGATGAGAAGCTCTGCTATCAGATCCTGCATGAATACAAAATCCACAATGCTGAG GTCCTATTTCGTGAGAATGCCACAGTGGATGACTTCATCGATGTCATTGAAGGCAACCGCAAATATATTAAGTGTGTTTACGTCTACAACAAAATAGATGTTGTTGGAATTGATGATGTGGATAGACTAGCACGCCAGCCAAATTCCATTGTTATTAGCTGCAATCTTAAG CTGAACTTAGACAGACTACTTGCAAGGATGTGGGACGAAATGGGCCTTGTAAGAGTTTACTCGAAGCCTCAAGGCCAGCAACCTTATTTCGATGAGCCTTTTGTCCTCTCATCT GATCGAGGTGGCTGCACGGTTGAAGACTTCTGTAACCACGTCCACAGAACTCTGGTGAAGGATATGAAGTATGCCCTTGTGTTGGGCACGAGCGCTAGGCACAATCCTCAAAATTGTGGTCTTTCTCAGCATCTTGAAGACGAAGATGTTGTTCAGGTTGTCAAGAAAAAG GAGAGAGACGAAGGAGGAAGAGGCAGGTTCAAGTCACACTCTAATGCCCCTGCTAGAATTGCAGACAGAGAGAAGAAAGCTCCTCTTAAGCAATAA
- the LOC103835955 gene encoding uncharacterized protein LOC103835955 isoform X2 — MASMKHVHLFRRYLTIALTLFQSLISCLFNFPILIKIADSFLSLYFMIFCDLRPVTVDLDDGETTVHFWISGHRRISRPNLVVLHGYGGNSKWQFVHQVSDLSKSFNLFIPDLVFFGKSYTKNADRSVEIQARSIAGGLKKLGCDGTGRGRISVYSISYGGFVAYKMAEMWPEMMEKLVIVSSGVGFTQQEKTAEMTKHGRDCCSKMLVPKTPMDLRMLVKISTNTGLVFVDWIPDFILSQFIAVMYEKNRQELLELAKNLLEREEAELHVISQASAKFKIRDNQRNWTCC, encoded by the exons ATGGCGTCCATGAAACACGTTCATCTCTTTCGTCGCTACCTCACCATCGCTCTCACTCTCTTCCAAAGCCTAATCTCGTGTCTCTTCAATTTTCCGATACTAATCAAGATCGCCGATTCGTTCTTATCACTATATTTCATGATTTTCTGCGATCTCCGACCCGTAACGGTCGATCTAGACGACGGAGAAACCACCGTCCATTTCTGGATCTCCGGCCACCGAAGAATCTCGCGTCCCAATCTCGTCGTGCTCCACGGGTACGGAGGAAACTCCAAATGGCAATTCGTTCACCAAGTCTCCGATCTCTCGAAGTCCTTTAACCTATTCATCCCCGACTTGGTGTTCTTCGGAAAATCATACACCAAGAATGCAGATCGGAGCGTTGAGATTCAGGCGAGGAGCATCGCCGGAgggctgaagaagctaggctGCGACGGAACGGGAAGGGGAAGGATCTCGGTGTACTCGATTAGCTACGGTGGATTCGTGGCGTATAAAATGGCCGAGATGTGGCCGGAGATGATGGAGAAGTTGGTGATCGTGAGCAGTGGAGTGGGATTTACACAGCAGGAGAAGACGGCGGAGATGACAAAACACGGGAGAGATTGTTGTTCGAAGATGCTTGTTCCGAAAACTCCTATGGATCTACGGATGTTGGTTAAGATCTCGACCAACACCGGTTTAGTGTTCGTAGATTGGATACCAGATTTTATCCTCTCCCAATTCATAGCT GTAATGTATGAGAAAAATCGGCAGGAGCTTCTTGAATTAGCTAAAAACTTGCTGGAAAGAGAAGAAGCAGAGTTGCATGTAATATCACAG GCATCTGCAAAATTCAAGATTAGAGATAATCAAAGAAACTGGACATGCTGTTAA
- the LOC103835952 gene encoding telomere repeat-binding factor 4 isoform X2, which produces MGNQKLKWTEEEEEALLAGVRKHGPGKWKNILRDPEFAGQLSNRSNIDLKDKWRNLSVAPDIQGSKDKVRTPKIKAAAFQLAAVAAASTPSPSSNHSPVPPLPRSGSDLSIDDSCNFMVDAKNAPRYDGMIFEALSSLTDANGSDVTAIYNFIVQKGHEVPPNFKRILGSRLRRLASQGKLEKTQNFYKMNNHSFMAMRTPVVARPKEVNVKPRQANSQGLTVSQEKVDHAAGTAAFKFVEVDEKLELLNAAVEERDRMIELAEQAELILLLAEELHKECSVGKIVALN; this is translated from the exons ATGGGAAACCAGAAGCTTAAGTggacggaggaggaggaagaggcgTTGCTCGCAGGTGTTAGGAAGCATGGTCCCGGAAAGTGGAAGAATATTCTCCGAGATCCTGAGTTTGCTGGTCAGCTCTCTAATCGCTCCAATATTGACTTAAAG GATAAATGGCGTAATTTAAGTGTTGCCCCTGATATTCAAGGCTCAAAGGATAAGGTACGGACACCAAAGATCAAAGCTGCTGCCTTTCAGCTGGCGGCGGTTGCAGCTGCCAGTACTCCATCTCCTAGTTCCAACCATTCTCCAGTTCCTCCCCTTCCTCGTAGTGGATCTGATTTGAGCATTGATGACAGTTGTAACTTTATGGTTGATGCAAAGAATGCTCCCAG gtATGATGGGATGATATTCGAAGCTCTTTCATCGTTGACGGATGCTAATGGATCTGATGTCACTGCAATTTACAACTTCATCGTG CAAAAAGGACATGAAGTGCCACCGAACTTTAAAAGGATCCTGGGTTCAAGATTGAGGAGGCTTGCTTCTCAGGGCAAACTTGAAAAG ACGCAGAACTTCTACAAGATGAATAATCACAGCTTCATGGCGATGAGAACGCCAGTTGTAGCGAGACCAAAAGAGGTGAATGTGAAACCTCGGCAGGCGAACAGTCAAGGACTCACGGTTTCGCAGGAGAAGGTTGATCACGCTGCAGGAACCGCAGCGTTTAAGTTCGTGGAGGTGGACGAAAAATTAGAGCTGCTCAATGCAGCTGTTGAAGAAAGGGATAGGATGATAGAGCTGGCGGAACAAGCGGAGTTGATTCTACTGTTGGCAGAAGAGTTGCACAAAGAAT GTTCTGTGGGGAAGATTGTGGCTTTGAATTGA
- the LOC103835957 gene encoding probable nucleoside diphosphate kinase 5 isoform X2, giving the protein MIKPDGVSGNYTEEIKRLIVEAGFDIVKERLTQLDKETASTFYDEHSSRSFFPHLVSYMTSGPVVVMVLEKRDAVSDWRGLIGPTDAQKAKISHPHSIRALCGKDSQRNCVHGSDSTSSAEREIHFFFKDVVSGDIASQHDEL; this is encoded by the exons ATGATAAAGCCAGATGGAGTCTCTGGTAACTACACTGAAGAAATCAAAAGGCTCATTGTCGAGGCAGGTTTCGATATCGTCAAGGAGAGGCTTACTCAGCTTGACAAGGAGACAGCGTCTACGTTCTACGACGAGCACTCGTCAAGGAGCTTTTTTCCTCATCTTGTTTCTTACATGACAAG TGGTCCTGTGGTGGTGATGGTGTTGGAGAAGAGAGACGCTGTTTCTGATTGGCGTGGTTTAATTGGGCCTACTGATGCGCAAAAGGCTAAGATATCTCATCCTCACAG CATCAGAGCATTGTGTGGTAAGGACTCTCAGAGAAACTGTGTGCACGGCTCCGATTCAACATCATCAGCTGAGAGAGAAATTCACTTTTTCTTCAAGGATGTAGTTTCAG GTGACATCGCTTCACAGCATGATGAACTATAA